From the genome of Ooceraea biroi isolate clonal line C1 chromosome 10, Obir_v5.4, whole genome shotgun sequence:
TAGATTTAAGGAAAACTGCAAAACATACAATCACTTACATTGcgttaaaaagtttttttccATGATCCATTACCTCTTGTCCGCCGTAATTAAGGAGaaacatgtaaattaaatgaagGAATATTAATATGGCGACCATAAATGCTTCATCGACGTTGTTTGTTAATGCCACCAGTTGTGAGaactatgaaaaaaatattagagaaTTGTTACTGTCCAGATTGGAAACGACATTACACACTTACTTGGAAAAGATTAATACTTAATGAAGTGACGCCAACTATGATAAGAATATCATACGGTATCGCAAAATTTGATGTAAACGTTTTTATAAACCTTTAATAAGAAACTAGCTGTTACACTTATTacattattgatataaatatatgcaaatgtaattatttactgTTATAACTCTCGTatactaaatatataaacaaatatatgagATCTCTGATGCGATCGCATGTGTACGATTAGTTATATGTTTTGCAATCATTTTGTGCAACGACATTTTGCAACGAGAAAGTTAGGGATGgccaaatttatttcaaatatcaaaTGCAAATCAAAATGTTACTGGGTCACcaataagtaatatttttaaattattcgctTAAATTTTGTCGTACGTTAACAACTTTATTCTATATTGTcgcaattataaaaaatatcgacatcttttatttcttttcagcTACAAATAAAACGAGAACGAAGCACCCGTACCTAAATAGCAATCATCAGCATTTCtgttttgaaaatattgcaGTAAATAACTAGCTACACATTTTCTGTATCGATTCTTGTCTATTAAATACCTAAAGATCGAAAAACATTCTACTGCTGATTTAAATTTGGTCTCCGGCTCCTAATGTGAGTCATATTCAGGAGTACAATTCAATTTATCTCTTGCTTTCAGAAGAATCTGATTAAAAAAACctcatttgaattttatacaGAATACATTATTAGctcttttgaattttatacAGGATACATTATTAGCaacattttgttaaatttgaagtattatggaaaaattattcaacagtTGTTTTCGGaatgtgtataaaataaaaaaaatacatgcaaACAATTTTACTCAATAGATTCCGATTTCGTGtaatacgaaaaaataaaaaatgtttataatatgtatttcgtattaaatatgtgataaaaatacgattttataaccgattttataatcaatttatttttaaccgaATTAATCACAAtccagtaaaaaataataaatgcacaAGGGgagaatatacaaaatatatttaaagttataaatgtaaatgttataaatgtaaagtatgaAAGTaagtataaaagaaaaaaagtataaaataaatactaacTCGATTGCCTTTCGATGAATAATTACCGCATGCAAGATCCTccgataaaaaagatattgtttTACAGCATTAGGATATGTTATATTCTGATCTATTGCGTTCTCTATCCTGTGGCTGATTACATAAATCTGCTTAGATTCGTTTTGAGTGAAATGATCAAAGAGcaaatgtaaatgaaattaCCTTGCAACTTTGAATAGAGCACATGCATGCAAAATATACAGCATAATAGTTGCAGTGGTAATACCTATAGCGATCATGCTTACAACGAAGGTTAATCCCACGTGCAAAaagataatgtaaaaatattcctCTTGGTTGATCAAATATTCCATGGTCACGATAAATTGAAGCGGCCGTGATTCGTTCAATGGTAATATAACATCAAGCATCAACGGCAGAAAGTGAAGTATTGCAAAAGGGAACATGGCGCAATGACAAAAAGCTGaaaaacattgaaatattaaaacattaatccGAATAGAATCCGTTATAAAAGAATAGATAAGCAGCATATACTTAGtcatacattaatatatttttataatttatatatatatttattatatatattcaacaATGGAACATACAacgaaaacttttatattctttttaccCATCGCGAACAGTGTCAAAGATCTTGTGTTGCGGGcgtatttttctataatttcaatttccaATTCAGTTACCATCAACTTCCAGTGATCTTGAATTTGCTCCAGCAGTTCTTTCACCTATTTAATTCGTTTTCATTTGCCCCTCTCACATTTCGatgttaaatgtatttaatgcAGAATATAATTCACTTTACAAGTGTTATGACACGTTCGATTTATCTTACTGACTTACACTGTCTTTCTGAATGGCAAAAAGGCAATATTTTATCGTGACAAAAAGAACGGGGAAGACCAACGATAGGACGTTCAAGACGAGAGCCAAATTGTACTGAGTTGTAAATACTAATACCAGCAACTGCAGAACAAGAGTTTAATATCTACTGGtagattacatttatttagGATCTATATGTTGtattaaacgtataatattttatattataaatttacaatacctggacaataataaatgacaaaagAATGCCAGTACATAGTACTTTCTGTATTTCCACTAGATATGACTGCTGATAAGGCCATAAGCCAATTGCTTTAAGAAAAATGcgattgattttataatagcgCTCTGCGATCACATGCATCTCGCACAAGAACTGCGAAACGATTGCGACAATTGCTGCATTCTTGGGTAGTTTTTCAGAcccataaatttttaataatttatgtcgCGTGTCGTGTCGGAGTTATA
Proteins encoded in this window:
- the LOC109611382 gene encoding uncharacterized protein LOC109611382 isoform X2, which codes for MHVIAERYYKINRIFLKAIGLWPYQQSYLVEIQKVLCTGILLSFIIVQLLVLVFTTQYNLALVLNVLSLVFPVLFVTIKYCLFAIQKDSVKELLEQIQDHWKLMVTELEIEIIEKYARNTRSLTLFAMAFCHCAMFPFAILHFLPLMLDVILPLNESRPLQFIVTMEYLINQEEYFYIIFLHVGLTFVVSMIAIGITTATIMLYILHACALFKVARFIKTFTSNFAIPYDILIIVGVTSLSINLFQFSQLVALTNNVDEAFMVAILIFLHLIYMFLLNYGGQEVMDHGKKLFNAIYNGLWYTAPLHTQKLLLFMMQKSKVDVILTMGTIFVATLEGLASLISMTLSYFTVIYSTR
- the LOC109611382 gene encoding uncharacterized protein LOC109611382 isoform X1, which translates into the protein MHVIAERYYKINRIFLKAIGLWPYQQSYLVEIQKVLCTGILLSFIIVQLLVLVFTTQYNLALVLNVLSLVFPVLFVTIKYCLFAIQKDSVKELLEQIQDHWKLMVTELEIEIIEKYARNTRSLTLFAMAFCHCAMFPFAILHFLPLMLDVILPLNESRPLQFIVTMEYLINQEEYFYIIFLHVGLTFVVSMIAIGITTATIMLYILHACALFKVASHRIENAIDQNITYPNAVKQYLFYRRILHAVIIHRKAIEFIKTFTSNFAIPYDILIIVGVTSLSINLFQFSQLVALTNNVDEAFMVAILIFLHLIYMFLLNYGGQEVMDHGKKLFNAIYNGLWYTAPLHTQKLLLFMMQKSKVDVILTMGTIFVATLEGLASLISMTLSYFTVIYSTR
- the LOC109611382 gene encoding uncharacterized protein LOC109611382 isoform X3, translating into MHVIAERYYKINRIFLKAIGLWPYQQSYLVEIQKVLCTGILLSFIIVQLLVLVFTTQYNLALVLNVLSLVFPVLFVTIKYCLFAIQKDSVKELLEQIQDHWKLMVTELEIEIIEKYARNTRSLTLFAMAFCHCAMFPFAILHFLPLMLDVILPLNESRPLQFIVTMEYLINQEEYFYIIFLHVGLTFVVSMIAIGITTATIMLYILHACALFKVASHRIENAIDQNITYPNAVKQYLFYRRILHAVIIHRKAIEFIKTFTSNFAIPYDILIIVGVTSLSINLFQFSQLVALTNNVDEAFMVAILIFLHLIYMFLLNYGGQEFSLNLYDYEIMIVSTIYKLFTSS